A single window of Sulfitobacter sp. JL08 DNA harbors:
- the prpE gene encoding propionate-CoA ligase PrpE — protein MAYSEIYNAWKSDPETFWMNAAKAIDWDTPPTRALNDDNAPLYEWFTDAMVNTCYNAVDRHVKAGNGARVAIIHDSPITGTKHEITYAELQARVASLAGALRAKGVEKGDRVIIYMPMVPEALEAMLACARLGAIHSVVFGGFAANELAVRIDDCTPKAIIAASCGLEPGRVVHYKPLLDGAIEMAQHKPDFCVIFQRDQEVAKLESGRDFDWHAFQYGVEDAECVPVEGNHPAYILYTSGTTGAPKGVIRATAGHLVALNWTMKSIYNVDPGDVFWAASDVGWVVGHSYICYGPLIHGNTTIVFEGKPVGTPDPGTFWRVISEHNVKSFFTAPTAIRAVKREDPKGEYVRKYDISCLNTLYLAGERADPDTIEWAQNILNVPVIDHWWQTETGYSIAANPMGIEPLPVKIGSPSVAMPGYDVRILDEGGHPMKAGELGAIAIKLPLPPGTLPGLWNANDRFRKSYLTQYPGYYETGDAGMIDEDGYLYIMARTDDVINVAGHRLSTGAMEEVLASHPDVAECAVIGVTDQLKGQAPMGFLCLTNGVDRPHEDITSECVKLVREKIGPVAAFKLALVVDRLPKTRSGKILRATMVKIADNEDFKMPATIDDPAILDEIRASLQQIGYAGAKS, from the coding sequence ATGGCCTATAGCGAGATTTACAATGCTTGGAAATCCGACCCCGAAACATTCTGGATGAATGCGGCCAAGGCCATCGATTGGGACACCCCGCCAACGCGCGCCCTGAATGATGACAATGCACCGCTTTATGAATGGTTTACCGATGCCATGGTCAACACCTGCTACAATGCGGTCGACCGCCATGTGAAAGCCGGCAATGGCGCGCGTGTCGCCATTATTCACGACAGTCCGATCACCGGTACGAAACACGAAATCACCTATGCCGAACTTCAGGCACGCGTTGCGTCGCTGGCGGGTGCGCTGCGGGCCAAGGGCGTGGAAAAAGGTGATCGCGTCATCATCTATATGCCGATGGTGCCCGAAGCGCTTGAGGCGATGCTGGCCTGCGCAAGACTGGGCGCGATCCATTCTGTTGTATTTGGCGGCTTTGCCGCAAACGAACTGGCGGTGCGTATCGACGATTGCACGCCAAAGGCAATCATCGCCGCCTCTTGCGGGTTAGAGCCGGGGCGGGTTGTCCATTACAAACCGCTGCTGGACGGCGCTATCGAAATGGCACAGCACAAACCTGATTTCTGCGTGATTTTCCAACGGGATCAAGAAGTTGCAAAGCTGGAAAGCGGACGTGATTTTGACTGGCACGCCTTTCAATACGGCGTGGAAGACGCCGAATGCGTTCCGGTTGAAGGCAATCATCCTGCCTACATCCTGTACACATCCGGCACCACCGGCGCGCCCAAGGGCGTGATCCGTGCGACGGCGGGCCATCTGGTTGCGCTGAACTGGACAATGAAATCGATCTACAATGTCGACCCCGGAGATGTGTTCTGGGCGGCATCGGATGTTGGCTGGGTCGTCGGCCATTCGTACATCTGTTATGGCCCGCTAATTCACGGCAACACAACGATCGTGTTCGAAGGCAAACCCGTTGGCACACCTGATCCCGGCACGTTCTGGCGCGTGATTTCCGAACATAACGTGAAATCGTTTTTCACCGCCCCGACCGCCATTCGCGCGGTCAAACGCGAGGACCCGAAAGGTGAATATGTCCGGAAATACGACATTTCATGCCTGAATACTCTTTATCTGGCCGGTGAACGCGCCGATCCGGATACCATCGAATGGGCCCAGAACATCCTGAATGTTCCGGTGATCGACCATTGGTGGCAAACCGAAACAGGCTATTCCATTGCGGCCAACCCGATGGGGATTGAACCGTTGCCGGTCAAAATCGGATCGCCATCTGTTGCGATGCCGGGGTATGACGTGCGTATTCTGGACGAAGGCGGCCATCCGATGAAAGCGGGCGAACTGGGCGCGATTGCGATCAAACTGCCACTGCCTCCCGGTACCCTGCCCGGGCTTTGGAATGCGAATGACCGGTTTCGCAAATCCTACCTGACACAATACCCCGGATATTACGAAACCGGCGATGCAGGCATGATTGATGAAGACGGGTATCTGTACATCATGGCGCGCACCGATGATGTGATCAACGTCGCGGGCCACCGATTGTCGACCGGCGCCATGGAAGAAGTGCTGGCCAGCCATCCCGATGTGGCCGAATGTGCCGTGATCGGTGTAACAGACCAATTGAAAGGCCAGGCCCCGATGGGGTTCTTGTGCCTGACAAATGGTGTTGACCGCCCCCACGAAGACATCACATCCGAATGCGTAAAACTGGTGCGAGAAAAGATCGGCCCGGTTGCGGCCTTCAAACTGGCGCTGGTGGTTGATCGTTTGCCCAAAACACGGTCAGGCAAAATCCTGCGGGCGACCATGGTCAAGATTGCGGACAACGAAGATTTCAAGATGCCCGCGACAATCGACGATCCTGCCATTCTGGATGAAATCCGCGCATCGCTTCAACAGATCGGGTACGCTGGCGCCAAAAGTTAG
- a CDS encoding NAD kinase — protein MAIKIAFAASPAPVAQTARAALIGRYGDCPVDEAEVIVALGGDGFMLQTLHNTQDIPAPVYGMNRGTIGFLMNEYRESGLLRRLEQAEEAKINPLYMHATCVDGSTHKALAINEVSLLRAGPQAAKLRISVDGRLRMQELVCDGALVATPAGSTAYNYSAHGPILPIGSDVLALTAMAAFRPRRWRGALLPKTAKVRFDVLEADKRPVMADADSRSVLNVACVEIGSDPLITHRILFDPGHGLEERLISEQFS, from the coding sequence ATGGCCATCAAGATCGCCTTTGCCGCCAGCCCGGCCCCCGTGGCCCAGACAGCGCGCGCTGCGCTGATCGGACGGTACGGCGATTGCCCTGTGGACGAGGCCGAGGTGATTGTTGCCCTGGGGGGCGACGGGTTTATGTTGCAAACCCTGCACAATACCCAGGACATTCCGGCCCCCGTATACGGGATGAACCGGGGAACCATCGGTTTTCTGATGAACGAATACCGCGAAAGCGGATTATTGCGTCGACTGGAGCAGGCTGAAGAAGCCAAGATCAATCCGCTTTACATGCATGCCACCTGCGTCGATGGATCGACGCATAAAGCATTGGCCATAAACGAGGTTTCCCTGCTTCGTGCCGGTCCGCAAGCCGCCAAGCTGCGTATCAGCGTTGACGGACGCCTAAGGATGCAAGAGTTGGTGTGCGATGGCGCGCTGGTTGCAACGCCCGCAGGATCAACCGCCTACAATTATTCTGCGCACGGGCCGATATTGCCCATCGGATCAGATGTATTGGCCCTGACGGCAATGGCGGCGTTCCGGCCGCGACGGTGGCGCGGTGCATTGCTGCCCAAAACGGCAAAGGTGCGGTTTGACGTGTTAGAGGCAGACAAGCGGCCGGTCATGGCAGATGCCGACAGCCGGTCTGTCCTCAATGTGGCATGCGTCGAAATCGGATCGGATCCATTAATCACACATCGTATTCTTTTTGATCCCGGTCACGGGTTGGAAGAGCGCCTGATCAGCGAGCAATTCTCGTAA
- the glyA gene encoding serine hydroxymethyltransferase — translation MNVPHRTTGFFTESLSSRDPEIAASITSELGRQRDEIELIASENIVSAAVMEAQGSVMTNKYAEGYPGRRYYGGCQYVDIAENLAIERACKLFDCSFANVQPNSGSQANQGVFQALLTPGDTILGMSLDAGGHLTHGAAPNQSGKWFNAIQYGVRKEDNLLDYDQVEALAKEHQPKMIIAGGSAIPRQIDFARMREIADMVGAYLHVDMAHFAGLVAAGEHPSPFPHAHVATTTTHKTLRGPRGGMILTNDEALAKKFNSAIFPGIQGGPLMHVIAAKAVAFGEALRPEFKDYIKQVVINAQALSDQLIKGGLDTVTHGTDTHVLLVDLRPKGVKGNATEKALGRAHITCNKNGVPFDPEKPTVTSGIRLGSPAGTTRGFGEGEFRQIADWIIEVVDGLAANGEDGNGAVEAKVKAEVAQLCAQFPLYPNL, via the coding sequence ATGAACGTGCCACACCGCACCACCGGATTTTTTACAGAATCCCTGTCCAGCCGCGACCCCGAAATTGCGGCCTCGATCACATCCGAACTGGGCCGCCAGCGCGACGAGATCGAGTTGATCGCGTCGGAAAACATCGTGTCCGCCGCCGTGATGGAAGCGCAAGGCAGCGTGATGACGAACAAATACGCAGAAGGCTATCCGGGCCGTCGTTATTATGGCGGATGCCAATATGTCGATATCGCGGAAAACCTCGCGATTGAACGCGCCTGCAAACTGTTTGATTGCAGTTTCGCCAACGTGCAGCCGAACTCGGGATCGCAGGCCAATCAGGGCGTTTTTCAGGCGCTATTGACACCGGGCGATACGATCCTTGGCATGTCTTTGGATGCAGGAGGCCACCTGACCCACGGGGCGGCACCGAACCAGTCGGGCAAGTGGTTCAATGCGATCCAGTACGGTGTGCGCAAAGAGGACAATCTGCTGGATTACGATCAGGTCGAAGCGTTGGCGAAAGAGCATCAGCCCAAAATGATCATCGCTGGCGGGTCCGCCATCCCGCGCCAGATCGATTTCGCCCGCATGCGCGAAATCGCAGATATGGTTGGTGCCTATCTGCATGTGGATATGGCGCATTTTGCCGGTCTGGTGGCAGCGGGCGAACATCCCAGCCCGTTCCCGCACGCCCATGTCGCCACAACCACAACGCACAAGACATTGCGTGGCCCGCGCGGCGGCATGATCCTGACCAATGACGAAGCGCTGGCGAAAAAATTCAATTCGGCGATTTTCCCCGGCATTCAGGGCGGGCCGTTGATGCACGTGATCGCGGCCAAGGCTGTTGCCTTTGGCGAAGCGCTGCGCCCGGAATTCAAAGACTATATCAAACAGGTCGTGATCAACGCGCAGGCGCTGTCTGATCAGTTGATCAAAGGCGGGCTTGATACCGTCACCCATGGCACCGACACCCACGTGTTGTTGGTTGATCTGCGCCCGAAAGGTGTAAAAGGCAACGCCACGGAAAAAGCACTGGGGCGCGCGCATATCACCTGCAACAAGAACGGTGTTCCGTTTGACCCGGAAAAGCCGACTGTGACGTCAGGTATCCGTCTTGGGTCGCCCGCCGGCACAACCCGCGGGTTCGGCGAAGGCGAGTTCCGCCAGATCGCAGACTGGATCATTGAAGTGGTGGAT